From the Paenibacillus sp. FSL H8-0548 genome, one window contains:
- a CDS encoding chromate transporter: protein MLYWQLFISFFKIGLLSFGGGYAVIPTIQYEVERYGWLTTEQYQRIVSLAGMSPGAIATNNATLVGYQAGGLMGAVTATVGIVLPSLFIVILIAAFFYKMNKNLWVKSSFYSLRPIITGLIAYAAIHFGFSDHSETIYHWSTFANLLIGVLAFLAIIKYKVHPISVIGGAAVIGIVLF, encoded by the coding sequence ATGTTATATTGGCAATTATTTATCTCCTTTTTCAAGATTGGGCTATTGTCCTTTGGCGGCGGATATGCCGTCATTCCTACGATTCAGTACGAAGTGGAGAGGTACGGCTGGCTAACAACTGAGCAGTATCAGCGGATCGTTTCACTAGCCGGTATGTCGCCCGGGGCTATCGCAACCAATAATGCCACGCTAGTCGGTTACCAAGCGGGTGGGCTAATGGGTGCCGTCACAGCCACAGTGGGGATTGTCCTGCCTTCTTTGTTCATTGTTATTTTAATCGCTGCTTTTTTTTATAAGATGAATAAGAATTTATGGGTTAAATCCTCCTTTTACAGTCTGCGTCCGATTATTACGGGCTTGATCGCATACGCCGCGATTCATTTTGGATTCTCTGATCATTCTGAAACCATCTATCATTGGTCTACCTTCGCAAACCTACTAATCGGTGTCTTAGCCTTTCTAGCCATTATCAAATATAAAGTCCATCCGATCAGCGTAATTGGGGGAGCAGCGGTTATCGGAATCGTATTGTTCTGA
- a CDS encoding chromate transporter, translated as MKMRPPNGTSLLFQLFWTFVKIGPVTFGGGYTMIPMIEKEIVDKRKWITRQEMNDLMSLAGAAPGGIGVNASAFLGYRMGNIPGAIAATLGITLPSFIIVFLLSAFYAAFQSEPKVEAAFKGIHGAIIGLIATAAFKMGKTALFDWTTILISVCSLALLLLTKISPTAMILFGLGFGIVLIRLKQLLGLTIQTERVSHDNSAMIEYYI; from the coding sequence ATGAAGATGCGCCCCCCGAATGGAACGTCGCTCTTATTTCAATTATTTTGGACTTTTGTCAAAATCGGCCCCGTTACTTTTGGCGGAGGATACACCATGATTCCGATGATTGAAAAAGAAATTGTGGATAAGCGGAAATGGATAACTCGCCAAGAAATGAATGATTTAATGTCATTAGCAGGAGCAGCACCAGGAGGTATTGGCGTGAACGCTTCTGCCTTTCTGGGTTATCGGATGGGTAATATACCCGGCGCAATCGCCGCTACCCTAGGCATTACGCTTCCCAGTTTTATAATCGTTTTTTTGCTTAGTGCCTTTTATGCGGCCTTCCAATCTGAACCAAAGGTAGAAGCCGCATTCAAGGGTATCCACGGTGCAATCATCGGGCTAATCGCCACAGCAGCTTTCAAAATGGGAAAAACAGCCTTGTTCGACTGGACTACTATCCTTATCTCAGTCTGTTCGTTAGCTCTTCTTTTGCTGACCAAGATAAGTCCGACGGCCATGATCTTGTTCGGATTAGGCTTCGGAATTGTCCTGATCCGCTTGAAGCAGCTGCTCGGACTGACCATTCAGACCGAAAGGGTCTCTCATGACAATTCCGCAATGATTGAATACTATATTTAG
- a CDS encoding formylglycine-generating enzyme family protein yields the protein MTTELKGKGTSKLEPKHSCCSISRGRVSPTAAIQLKSEPEETIIVTYDNNSFISLEGGEFYMGTDTAEGFPADGEGPIRKVRVNPIRISPYAVTNKQFSTFVQKTGYVTEAERFGWSYVFHLLASEQTRQRVVNVPQQVPWWLVVEGAYWAKPEGADSSIEDRMNHPVVHISWHDAAAYCAWSGTRLPTEAEWEYAARGGLNRKTYPWGDLLKPEGKHMCNIWQGKFPVKNNASDGYVGTAPVDAYEPNGYGLYNMSGNVWEWCADWFSPQYHRRTTDENPLFTDPTERRSLRGGSYLCHRSYCNRYRVAARSSNTPDSSSGNMGFRVIEDHNVR from the coding sequence ATGACCACTGAGCTTAAAGGGAAAGGGACGAGTAAACTGGAGCCAAAACATTCATGCTGTTCAATCAGCCGAGGACGAGTATCGCCAACTGCAGCCATTCAATTAAAATCTGAACCTGAAGAAACGATCATAGTGACCTATGATAATAACAGCTTCATTTCCTTGGAAGGCGGGGAATTTTATATGGGGACGGACACAGCGGAAGGATTTCCGGCAGACGGGGAGGGGCCCATACGGAAAGTTCGCGTCAATCCGATCCGTATTTCACCTTACGCGGTTACTAACAAACAATTTAGCACATTCGTTCAAAAAACGGGTTATGTGACGGAAGCAGAACGATTCGGCTGGTCCTATGTGTTTCATTTGCTAGCGTCGGAACAAACGCGTCAGCGCGTTGTGAACGTACCACAGCAAGTTCCCTGGTGGCTTGTAGTGGAGGGTGCTTATTGGGCGAAGCCGGAAGGAGCTGATTCGTCAATCGAGGATCGTATGAACCACCCGGTTGTTCATATATCATGGCATGACGCTGCAGCTTATTGTGCATGGTCGGGAACGCGTTTGCCGACGGAGGCAGAATGGGAATATGCAGCAAGAGGCGGGTTGAACAGGAAGACGTATCCGTGGGGGGACCTGTTAAAGCCGGAGGGCAAGCATATGTGTAACATTTGGCAGGGCAAATTCCCGGTTAAAAATAATGCAAGTGATGGCTATGTGGGTACAGCACCCGTAGACGCTTATGAACCAAATGGATATGGCCTTTATAATATGTCTGGTAATGTGTGGGAGTGGTGCGCGGATTGGTTTAGTCCACAATATCATAGAAGAACGACAGATGAGAACCCTCTGTTCACCGATCCAACAGAGAGGCGTTCGCTGCGAGGAGGCTCTTATTTGTGCCATCGTTCCTACTGCAATCGCTATCGGGTTGCAGCTAGAAGCAGTAATACGCCAGACAGCTCGTCGGGGAATATGGGATTTCGCGTCATAGAAGACCATAACGTACGATAA
- a CDS encoding extracellular solute-binding protein: protein MKGFKRFGFIMVGLALMTGLLSACSGNGNEKSSESENAAATNSGTGGEENPYKDPMQISVAFWDVEAEVAKIENDPIVQDILKKFNITIKPVNTTWDDYGQKIQMWAASGQLPDVFAIDAIGTQYQRKWVDQGVVAPLPDLTNYPNLAKYFEAPDIAGLAVDGKQYTIPRRMFPSTDWSALDRVVYYRWDLAQEAGITKEPETWEEFKVMLDAIVKADPEGKRITGLTSSQVKMLGGLFWLYGNPVATSDGSGADFKWIKEDGKFIPAVFSKTALPALQNMKDMYDKNLIDPDIALTSPEIAYDKFASGKSAAMLSGGGFINLDANIQRKRWANSYPDKEISETVKVLKPLIGPDGERHHAIFKTYWSESYFSGKIDPKKLDRILALFDYVLSPEGKTLLTYGIEGVDYKVEGDKKIMLETKALNEKYPAISFLRDLVAYETADRYDLSNPSISDVGLREEAVEYIDWILNNTKVPEYDIRLTYMSTPTKDSFTVFDHDDLLNVMLSKEPVEQAWQKIVDGYKSKGLDKMIEEVNTKAKEQGIE, encoded by the coding sequence ATGAAAGGATTTAAGAGGTTTGGCTTCATCATGGTAGGTTTGGCATTGATGACAGGATTGCTGTCGGCTTGCAGCGGCAATGGAAACGAGAAATCTTCCGAGAGCGAGAATGCAGCAGCAACGAATTCGGGTACGGGAGGCGAGGAAAACCCGTATAAGGATCCAATGCAAATTTCCGTTGCTTTCTGGGATGTAGAAGCAGAAGTCGCAAAGATCGAGAATGACCCGATCGTGCAGGATATTCTGAAAAAATTCAATATTACTATTAAGCCAGTCAATACGACTTGGGATGACTATGGCCAGAAAATTCAAATGTGGGCCGCGTCCGGACAACTGCCTGACGTATTCGCGATCGACGCAATAGGCACGCAATATCAGCGCAAATGGGTCGATCAAGGCGTCGTTGCCCCTTTACCGGATTTGACGAATTATCCGAATTTAGCAAAATATTTTGAAGCGCCGGACATTGCGGGACTGGCTGTCGATGGCAAGCAATACACGATTCCAAGAAGGATGTTCCCGAGCACAGACTGGAGCGCGCTTGATCGCGTCGTCTACTACCGTTGGGATTTGGCACAGGAGGCCGGCATTACGAAGGAGCCGGAAACTTGGGAAGAGTTCAAGGTGATGCTTGATGCTATAGTGAAGGCCGATCCGGAAGGCAAAAGGATTACTGGTCTGACATCGTCTCAAGTGAAGATGCTGGGCGGATTGTTCTGGCTGTACGGCAACCCGGTTGCCACAAGCGACGGCAGTGGAGCGGATTTCAAATGGATCAAGGAAGACGGCAAGTTCATTCCGGCTGTATTCTCCAAGACCGCTCTGCCTGCTCTTCAGAACATGAAAGATATGTATGACAAAAATCTGATCGATCCGGACATCGCGCTTACCAGCCCGGAAATCGCATACGACAAATTTGCTTCAGGCAAATCCGCAGCAATGCTTTCCGGAGGTGGATTCATTAACCTCGATGCGAACATCCAACGCAAACGTTGGGCGAACAGCTACCCGGATAAGGAAATATCGGAAACCGTAAAAGTATTGAAACCGCTAATAGGGCCTGATGGAGAGCGTCATCACGCCATCTTCAAAACGTACTGGTCGGAGAGCTACTTTAGCGGCAAGATCGATCCGAAGAAGCTTGACCGTATCCTTGCACTCTTTGATTACGTACTTTCTCCCGAAGGCAAAACATTGCTTACCTATGGTATCGAAGGCGTCGATTACAAGGTAGAGGGTGATAAGAAGATCATGCTGGAAACGAAAGCGCTGAACGAGAAGTATCCAGCCATTTCCTTCCTAAGAGACTTAGTTGCTTATGAAACGGCAGACCGTTACGATCTAAGCAACCCGTCCATCAGCGACGTAGGTCTCAGAGAAGAAGCGGTGGAGTACATCGACTGGATTCTGAATAACACGAAAGTGCCGGAATACGACATTCGCTTGACCTATATGTCGACTCCAACTAAGGATAGCTTTACAGTATTCGATCACGATGATTTACTTAACGTAATGTTATCGAAGGAACCTGTGGAGCAAGCTTGGCAGAAGATCGTTGACGGCTACAAGTCTAAGGGCCTTGACAAGATGATTGAAGAAGTGAACACGAAGGCGAAAGAGCAAGGGATCGAATAG
- a CDS encoding ABC transporter permease subunit — MRSGASVRTTKKLWDTMLQYKYFYLMVLPVIVWYALFAYAPMYGVTLAFKTFDYNGGILGSPWIGLEHFQKIWTDADFHTAFKNTIVISLMKLLINFPMPIFLAILLNEFSRNTAKRFFQTVLTFPHFISWVVLAGIITDMLSRDGVVNQFIMALGFESISPLTDKESFRPLLYITHMWREVGWDSIIYLAALAGINPELYEAAEIDGANRFKRLLHIAWPGIKSTVAILLILHVGQLLSQGASFEQIFNLYSSPVYSVADVVDTYIYRTSFQIGGDFGYMTAAGLIKSVISLVLLVLANTIVKRMGEEGLY; from the coding sequence ATGCGCAGCGGGGCAAGCGTTAGAACAACGAAGAAGCTTTGGGACACAATGCTTCAGTACAAATATTTTTATCTGATGGTTCTGCCGGTTATCGTATGGTACGCGCTGTTCGCATATGCGCCAATGTACGGCGTGACGCTGGCGTTTAAGACTTTCGACTACAATGGCGGTATTCTAGGCAGCCCCTGGATCGGACTTGAGCATTTCCAGAAAATATGGACTGACGCGGATTTCCATACTGCATTCAAGAACACGATCGTCATCAGCTTGATGAAGCTGCTTATCAATTTCCCTATGCCGATTTTTTTAGCCATTTTACTTAATGAATTCTCCAGGAATACAGCCAAACGATTTTTTCAGACGGTTCTTACGTTTCCTCACTTCATCTCTTGGGTTGTGCTGGCGGGTATTATTACGGACATGCTCAGTCGCGACGGCGTTGTGAACCAATTCATCATGGCTTTGGGCTTCGAGTCCATCTCGCCGCTTACGGATAAGGAATCCTTCCGGCCTCTCCTGTATATCACGCATATGTGGAGGGAAGTCGGCTGGGATTCGATCATTTATCTGGCTGCACTGGCGGGCATTAATCCCGAACTGTACGAAGCGGCAGAGATAGACGGAGCTAACCGGTTCAAGAGACTGCTCCACATCGCCTGGCCGGGCATTAAAAGCACCGTGGCGATCCTACTCATTCTCCATGTTGGCCAGCTTTTGTCACAAGGCGCAAGCTTTGAGCAAATCTTTAATTTATACAGCTCGCCAGTCTATTCCGTAGCCGATGTCGTCGATACGTATATCTACCGGACGTCATTCCAGATAGGTGGAGATTTTGGTTATATGACGGCAGCTGGACTCATTAAGTCAGTCATCAGCCTGGTGCTTCTCGTATTAGCGAACACGATCGTGAAGCGAATGGGTGAGGAAGGACTCTATTAA
- a CDS encoding carbohydrate ABC transporter permease has product MKLTHAKKRTRLSTFDIAVYIVLGLLSLITFFPFYNVLIISFAKFEVISQFNLYMLPLSFDLTAYKVILSDTKFWSSTVNTVIVTVVGVLFSMTISVAGAYALSKKGMPGRNAMLTLILFTMFFNGGLIPFYLIIKSLGLVNSILVMIIPAGLNTFYLIIMKNYFGTLPESLEESAKLDGANDLYILLKIVLPISAPFIATFGLFYAVERWNEWWYALIFISDSAKTPLQIYLRETLITSNQLLNTLAQQAADSASSKVYTPALQMATIVISSVPILMVYPFLQKHFAKGILVGSIKG; this is encoded by the coding sequence ATGAAGCTAACGCATGCAAAGAAGAGGACAAGGCTAAGCACTTTCGACATCGCCGTATATATCGTGCTTGGACTGCTGTCTCTCATCACTTTTTTTCCGTTTTACAACGTGCTTATCATTTCGTTCGCCAAATTTGAGGTGATCAGTCAGTTCAATCTCTACATGCTGCCCTTGTCCTTCGATTTAACGGCTTACAAGGTAATCCTGTCCGATACGAAGTTTTGGAGCTCTACGGTTAATACGGTCATTGTTACCGTCGTCGGCGTATTGTTCAGCATGACGATATCGGTTGCAGGCGCTTACGCGCTCTCCAAGAAAGGGATGCCAGGCCGGAACGCAATGCTGACGTTAATCCTGTTTACGATGTTTTTTAACGGCGGGCTTATTCCATTCTATCTCATCATTAAATCGCTGGGGCTAGTCAACAGTATACTCGTTATGATCATACCGGCAGGCTTGAATACGTTCTACTTGATTATTATGAAAAACTATTTCGGCACGCTTCCGGAGAGCTTAGAAGAATCCGCGAAGCTGGACGGTGCCAACGACCTGTACATTTTGCTCAAGATCGTTCTGCCCATCTCTGCGCCGTTCATCGCCACCTTCGGTTTATTCTACGCTGTGGAGCGTTGGAACGAGTGGTGGTACGCGCTCATCTTCATTAGCGACTCTGCCAAGACGCCGCTCCAGATTTACTTGCGGGAGACGCTCATCACAAGCAATCAGCTGCTTAACACGCTGGCTCAGCAAGCGGCTGACAGTGCTTCCAGCAAGGTGTACACCCCCGCTTTGCAGATGGCGACGATCGTCATTTCGAGCGTGCCCATCCTTATGGTATATCCCTTCCTCCAGAAGCACTTCGCCAAAGGGATACTAGTAGGCTCCATTAAAGGATAA